One Thermoplasma volcanium GSS1 genomic window carries:
- a CDS encoding proton-conducting transporter membrane subunit, with product MLPYIGPVLFGVASLLGLFNRKISYLMLSLSSVVFAATQFAYGNYLSYYSVIAAIVWVFAGVYSLSYGERYGKWLASLMSLTVLGMSIILVGDNYLVLIAGWEIMSVPSYAIVALNKSQKSPAFTFMTFSEFSTVLIIAGSISSFVASKDSSFSFIHLTTFAPLLLISFGSLIKMGMSPFMISEWLPIAHGNAPANASAVFSATMTLMGVFLITKMIFLTSDSPALLYIGILLLIIGSISILFASIYAYVSENMKMLGGFSTIENQAAILSAFGLYLVTSNSTLREFVLATIIIFSLSHAVSKTGLFLSIGSTRGEYFGEARAPEDRWMRLGTLLSTLSLSGLFPAIGGLAVWMLLESFFMQAYLGGYIGILAIIVGSIVAISEGMVTGSMMKILSFSALFRAKKGHASRVETVTVFSVGLTILIFFVISIKLIPSAFLGGIPSVLVFKGFTIESRFNIADFGLVSPDYVIALITAFSLASYAVFRKPRTRTAEVWNSGRSLSSEYTSFAYANNIRLMLRRILRTRMGNGNQPISIIDVFWFAMNSIGRGYRWMCKNATQKFMNSSLAWYMIYMIVAFMVVIIMAVVIY from the coding sequence ATGCTTCCTTATATTGGGCCAGTTTTATTCGGCGTCGCATCCCTACTCGGCCTATTCAACAGGAAAATATCCTATCTTATGTTGTCTTTATCATCGGTTGTATTTGCAGCTACGCAGTTCGCGTATGGCAATTACCTTTCCTATTACTCGGTCATAGCGGCAATTGTATGGGTATTTGCCGGTGTGTATTCGCTATCATACGGCGAAAGGTACGGAAAATGGCTAGCATCACTTATGTCGCTCACAGTGCTTGGAATGTCTATAATATTGGTTGGAGACAACTATCTTGTCCTTATAGCAGGCTGGGAGATAATGTCTGTGCCCTCTTATGCCATAGTCGCCCTTAACAAATCGCAGAAAAGCCCTGCATTCACTTTTATGACGTTCAGTGAATTCAGCACAGTCCTAATAATCGCTGGATCAATATCATCATTTGTTGCCTCAAAAGATAGTTCGTTCAGCTTTATACATCTAACAACGTTCGCTCCGCTTCTTCTAATTTCCTTCGGTTCACTCATCAAAATGGGGATGTCGCCCTTCATGATAAGTGAGTGGCTGCCTATAGCCCACGGCAATGCACCAGCAAACGCATCTGCTGTATTCAGCGCAACGATGACTCTGATGGGCGTCTTCCTTATAACAAAGATGATATTTTTAACTTCTGATAGCCCTGCACTTCTTTACATAGGAATTCTCTTGCTGATCATCGGGAGCATATCCATTTTGTTTGCATCTATCTATGCTTATGTATCCGAGAATATGAAGATGCTTGGTGGATTCAGCACTATAGAAAATCAAGCGGCAATTCTTTCCGCATTCGGGCTTTATCTTGTGACTAGCAATAGCACCCTTCGTGAGTTTGTTCTTGCTACGATAATTATCTTTTCGTTATCTCATGCCGTTTCTAAGACAGGCCTATTCCTCTCAATCGGCAGCACGAGGGGAGAGTATTTTGGAGAAGCTAGGGCACCTGAAGACAGGTGGATGCGCCTCGGGACACTTCTTTCTACGCTGTCTCTATCTGGTTTGTTTCCTGCCATTGGTGGACTGGCAGTGTGGATGCTCCTTGAATCCTTCTTCATGCAGGCTTATTTGGGCGGATATATTGGAATTCTGGCAATAATAGTAGGATCAATTGTTGCAATCTCGGAAGGCATGGTAACTGGATCTATGATGAAAATACTGTCATTTTCAGCTCTATTCAGGGCTAAGAAGGGACATGCCAGCAGGGTGGAAACCGTAACTGTATTCAGTGTTGGATTAACTATACTCATATTCTTTGTTATTTCCATAAAACTTATTCCATCGGCTTTTCTTGGAGGCATACCATCCGTTCTTGTATTCAAAGGCTTCACCATAGAATCAAGGTTTAATATAGCGGATTTCGGGCTGGTTTCGCCGGATTACGTAATAGCACTCATAACAGCATTTTCACTTGCATCATATGCCGTCTTTAGAAAACCAAGAACTCGAACAGCAGAAGTCTGGAACAGTGGCAGATCCCTTTCAAGCGAATATACTTCATTTGCCTATGCTAATAACATAAGGCTCATGCTCCGTAGAATCCTCAGAACAAGGATGGGCAATGGCAACCAGCCAATATCCATAATAGATGTTTTTTGGTTTGCAATGAACTCTATCGGAAGAGGCTATAGGTGGATGTGCAAGAATGCAACACAGAAATTTATGAACAGTTCACTCGCTTGGTACATGATTTACATGATAGTTGCATTTATGGTGGTAATCATAATGGCTGTTGTTATTTATTAA
- a CDS encoding inorganic phosphate transporter yields MLVLSYILLFASALFAWNMGSHYSGAVMGMAYGSKSLTIRQATVIAATFAFLGTITASSGVVHTYAFSLVGTTTIRQLTAALLGASVAILISTILKLPASTIQVYTFSLLFVGLASNIKLMYGGIEIVLSMWILMPLAAMLLSYLLAPKLVSKLADDSRKLKIIIIGSSVFSSFTLGSNDVSSAISPLVKVGILTGIVPYVFGGFFIGLGLITWGQRLIRRVGTEVVKTNAPLAAAAQLTEAIVIISGNLVGYNASINQTIIMSIYGAKRSMKSHVVTPMIFRSILLNWTVSSLISAVFGLFFLFILNLYI; encoded by the coding sequence ATGCTGGTGTTATCTTACATTCTGCTTTTTGCAAGTGCACTCTTCGCTTGGAATATGGGGAGCCACTACTCCGGTGCAGTAATGGGGATGGCCTATGGTTCAAAGTCACTCACAATAAGGCAGGCAACCGTGATAGCTGCCACATTTGCCTTTCTCGGAACTATAACTGCAAGCTCGGGCGTTGTGCATACATATGCTTTCTCCCTTGTTGGGACTACAACGATTAGGCAATTGACGGCAGCCTTGTTAGGAGCTTCTGTCGCTATTCTAATATCGACAATACTGAAACTGCCTGCTTCGACTATTCAGGTATACACCTTTTCCCTTTTATTTGTTGGATTGGCCTCAAATATCAAATTGATGTATGGCGGAATAGAGATCGTCCTCTCTATGTGGATTTTAATGCCACTGGCTGCAATGCTGTTGTCTTATCTGCTTGCGCCCAAACTGGTATCAAAGTTAGCTGATGATAGCCGAAAACTCAAGATCATAATCATAGGCAGCAGTGTTTTTAGCTCTTTTACACTGGGATCAAATGACGTAAGCAGCGCTATTTCCCCTCTGGTAAAAGTTGGAATTCTGACTGGAATAGTGCCCTATGTCTTTGGAGGATTCTTCATTGGGCTGGGACTGATAACATGGGGCCAGAGGCTGATTCGCAGGGTTGGAACCGAGGTTGTAAAGACAAATGCCCCTCTTGCAGCAGCTGCTCAACTTACTGAGGCTATAGTTATAATATCAGGGAATCTTGTTGGATACAACGCATCAATTAACCAGACAATAATCATGTCCATTTATGGTGCAAAACGATCTATGAAATCTCACGTGGTGACTCCCATGATATTCCGTTCAATACTGCTTAACTGGACTGTGAGTTCACTAATTTCTGCTGTATTCGGGTTATTTTTTCTTTTCATCCTGAATCTTTATATTTGA
- a CDS encoding DEAD/DEAH box helicase, protein MNPFEEPETRVQTTAPLVEALRNEVANWRNSGYNGVSETTRRLLQFWFDEEHEIDNEKFRYYFAQKEAIETLIYIYEIKKFRKMSDLILNYDSTKKIAYNPHEDLFPKYCFKMATGSGKTYVMALAIVWSYFNNIVEHNEEMPRNFLIIAPNIAVYERLKEDFADCRIFNSGVMIPDEFQHLWEFEAVTEDYIPTRNTKGRLYLTNVQKLYERDNAPVNPIQKIVGKKPSDSIIYYDQMIEEIKSLNSLGIINDEAHHVWDKDIIWNQFILTCNELLKKKDKGLSFQLDFTATPKRQDTGSVFEWVITDFPLADAIRCGVVKSPIIGEVENPHETPSDRADVIYRDYIEAGCRRWSYYNNVMEKVGKHPIIFFMATKTSEAEDIYNYLQTKNEFKGKTLIIHTNLKGDISDKEWQKLKQETREIDKSHKYRAIVSVLMLREGWDVKNVCVIVGLRPFTSKAEILPEQALGRGLRLMFGPESGYEETVDVFGTKAFVDYIDEEMKKQGIDIKRYKERNLPTVTNIFPDILRKSELNFQIPVLSPKYKRENRSFNEIDISTLPQGKYDLDLETYTNIKSAVGRDALTEKERWRDRWEQPIPENYPSVISYLANIILRACKIPSRNSELVGKLDSYITNSLFSTVLTQQIKDDYRFLHALSEPKVVDFLTELFVKVINKLTILSTEVQLQSEPREVKDIRPFLTRKKTYTPKKCILNLVPVANDFEYDFCNFLDDASDVRKYIKNDNLNFYLEYVNEKKGLSYYLPDFIVICDSENYVLETKGEESVEVKNKDKRAREWCEDATKLTGNKWTYLKVPESVFKNNREVKTLKKLEEIIRSYESVEKI, encoded by the coding sequence ATGAATCCGTTCGAAGAACCAGAAACAAGGGTGCAGACAACAGCACCACTTGTAGAAGCTTTGCGAAACGAAGTTGCAAACTGGAGAAACTCTGGTTACAATGGCGTTTCTGAAACTACCAGACGATTGCTGCAATTCTGGTTTGACGAAGAGCATGAGATCGATAATGAGAAATTCAGGTATTATTTCGCTCAGAAAGAGGCTATTGAAACCCTGATCTACATATATGAGATAAAGAAGTTCAGGAAAATGAGTGACCTGATCCTGAATTACGACAGCACTAAGAAAATTGCATACAATCCACATGAAGATTTGTTTCCCAAATATTGCTTTAAAATGGCCACGGGTTCTGGAAAAACCTATGTCATGGCGCTGGCAATTGTTTGGTCGTATTTCAACAACATAGTAGAACACAATGAAGAAATGCCCAGAAATTTCCTTATAATTGCACCCAACATTGCTGTGTATGAGAGATTAAAAGAGGACTTTGCAGATTGCAGAATATTCAACTCGGGAGTGATGATACCGGATGAATTTCAACATCTCTGGGAGTTCGAGGCAGTAACCGAAGATTATATCCCTACCAGAAACACAAAGGGAAGACTGTATCTGACTAATGTTCAGAAGCTATATGAAAGAGACAATGCGCCTGTAAATCCCATACAAAAGATCGTAGGCAAGAAACCATCTGATTCTATAATATATTACGATCAAATGATAGAAGAAATTAAGTCTCTGAACAGTCTAGGCATAATCAACGATGAAGCCCATCATGTATGGGACAAAGATATTATCTGGAATCAATTTATTTTGACTTGCAACGAACTGCTAAAGAAGAAAGATAAAGGGTTGTCATTTCAGCTAGACTTTACGGCGACACCGAAAAGGCAGGATACGGGTAGTGTGTTTGAATGGGTTATTACTGATTTCCCATTAGCGGATGCAATAAGATGTGGAGTTGTAAAATCACCTATTATAGGCGAGGTTGAAAATCCACATGAAACTCCTTCAGACAGGGCGGATGTCATTTACAGAGATTATATAGAAGCTGGATGCAGAAGATGGTCATACTACAACAACGTCATGGAAAAGGTTGGGAAGCATCCAATAATATTCTTCATGGCGACTAAGACATCTGAAGCTGAAGACATTTATAACTACTTACAGACTAAGAATGAGTTTAAAGGAAAAACGCTGATTATTCATACCAATCTCAAAGGTGACATTAGCGATAAAGAATGGCAAAAACTCAAACAGGAGACCAGAGAGATAGACAAATCACACAAGTACAGAGCAATCGTGAGCGTCCTGATGTTGAGAGAAGGATGGGACGTCAAGAACGTTTGTGTTATAGTTGGTTTAAGGCCGTTCACTTCGAAAGCTGAAATACTACCGGAACAAGCTCTGGGACGCGGGCTTAGATTGATGTTTGGCCCAGAATCAGGGTACGAGGAGACGGTCGATGTTTTCGGTACAAAGGCATTTGTTGACTACATAGACGAAGAAATGAAAAAACAGGGAATTGACATAAAGAGATACAAAGAGAGGAATTTACCGACTGTTACAAATATTTTTCCAGATATCCTAAGAAAATCAGAGTTAAACTTTCAGATACCTGTCCTTTCTCCGAAATATAAGAGAGAAAATAGATCATTTAACGAAATTGACATTTCTACACTTCCGCAGGGTAAGTATGACTTGGATCTGGAAACATATACCAATATCAAATCAGCAGTAGGGAGGGATGCACTAACAGAGAAGGAGAGATGGAGGGATAGGTGGGAACAGCCGATACCAGAAAATTACCCATCCGTTATCTCTTATTTAGCAAATATTATTCTCAGGGCTTGTAAGATCCCCTCCCGAAACAGCGAGCTTGTAGGAAAACTTGATTCTTATATTACCAACAGCCTCTTTTCAACGGTTTTGACTCAACAAATAAAAGACGATTATAGGTTCCTTCATGCATTGAGTGAGCCAAAGGTCGTTGATTTCCTTACTGAGCTATTTGTAAAGGTAATAAACAAATTGACCATCCTCTCAACGGAGGTACAACTCCAATCAGAACCAAGAGAAGTAAAGGACATTAGGCCCTTCTTGACAAGAAAGAAGACCTACACACCCAAGAAATGCATTCTTAACTTGGTTCCGGTTGCCAACGACTTTGAATACGACTTTTGCAATTTTCTAGATGATGCTTCAGATGTCAGAAAGTACATAAAGAATGATAACCTGAATTTCTACTTAGAGTATGTTAACGAGAAAAAGGGCCTTTCGTATTATTTGCCAGATTTCATAGTTATTTGCGATTCAGAAAATTATGTCTTGGAGACCAAGGGAGAGGAATCTGTAGAAGTAAAAAACAAGGACAAGAGAGCGAGAGAATGGTGTGAAGATGCAACCAAACTCACTGGCAATAAATGGACCTACCTCAAGGTTCCTGAGAGCGTCTTCAAAAACAATCGTGAAGTCAAGACTCTTAAAAAATTGGAAGAGATCATCAGGTCGTACGAAAGCGTCGAAAAGATTTGA
- a CDS encoding site-specific DNA-methyltransferase — protein sequence MRDFGIYWKNKKEEVERVELPFQKIETINLPRSNIGTLAQFRKEPENSEWKNKLIWGDNKYVMASLLPEFRGKIKMIYADPPFFTGTNMNITLEVGDEEAVKEPSAIEEIAYRNMWKEGPSSYLQYMYDRFVLMKDLLSEDGSIWVRSDYHYSHYIKGILDEIFGYENFRNEIIINRIKKSDSGAKRYNTATDSLFFYSKTDNYFFKNVKKKLEITKNERWHSMDSQGQGGPRTIFGKTMYPPSGRHWTFGQENIDRMIAEGRIRLNPKTGKPEYKLEETEEQILDSNWTDIPGYSFSTGYPTENAEQLLERIILSATEKGDLIADFFSGSGTTVAVAEKLGRRWIGADIGRFSVHTIRKRLLDIPHCKPFEVLNLGKYERKYWMDQTLGSVYRDYIDFILQLYKAKPIYDYKTIHGMVSERAVHVGPIDYPVTKAEVEECLKEAKENGFDALDVLGWDFEMEFNDRILRELRESYELKVSLRIIPNEVMDKRAAEAGDVNFYEQAFLEAKIVNSGRKVKVSLENFIIPNPESIPEELRDKILKWSDFIDYWSVDWNYRGDTFHNEWQEFRTKRKKNLQLQSIEHHYDEPGNYRIMIKVIDVFGNDTTTIKEVTVV from the coding sequence ATGAGAGACTTTGGAATTTATTGGAAAAATAAGAAAGAAGAGGTAGAGAGAGTTGAACTTCCATTCCAGAAAATAGAGACGATTAATCTTCCAAGGTCAAATATTGGGACACTGGCTCAGTTCAGAAAGGAGCCTGAGAATAGTGAGTGGAAGAATAAGCTAATTTGGGGGGATAACAAGTATGTTATGGCATCTTTGTTGCCAGAGTTTCGTGGAAAAATAAAGATGATTTATGCTGATCCACCTTTTTTTACTGGTACGAATATGAATATAACTCTTGAAGTGGGTGATGAAGAGGCAGTTAAGGAGCCTTCGGCTATAGAAGAGATAGCCTATAGAAACATGTGGAAAGAAGGCCCAAGCTCATATCTACAGTACATGTATGACCGATTTGTGCTGATGAAAGACTTACTTTCTGAGGACGGATCTATTTGGGTGAGATCTGACTATCACTATTCCCATTATATCAAGGGCATATTGGATGAGATTTTTGGATATGAAAATTTTAGAAATGAAATAATAATAAACAGAATCAAGAAGAGCGACTCTGGAGCTAAGAGGTACAATACGGCAACTGATTCTTTGTTTTTCTATTCGAAGACCGACAACTATTTTTTCAAAAATGTAAAGAAAAAGCTAGAAATTACTAAGAATGAACGATGGCACTCTATGGACTCACAAGGCCAGGGTGGACCGAGGACGATTTTTGGGAAAACAATGTATCCACCTTCCGGTAGACACTGGACTTTTGGACAAGAAAATATAGATAGAATGATAGCAGAAGGTCGAATTAGACTCAATCCTAAAACTGGGAAACCTGAATACAAATTAGAAGAAACTGAAGAACAAATACTGGACTCTAACTGGACAGATATTCCCGGATATTCTTTTAGTACAGGTTATCCAACCGAAAATGCTGAGCAGTTGCTTGAAAGAATAATACTGTCTGCAACAGAAAAAGGAGACCTTATAGCTGATTTCTTTTCCGGATCCGGTACTACTGTTGCAGTAGCAGAAAAGTTAGGGAGGAGGTGGATTGGAGCAGATATTGGGAGATTTTCCGTTCATACAATAAGAAAGAGACTACTTGATATACCTCATTGTAAACCTTTTGAGGTGCTGAATCTTGGAAAATATGAAAGAAAATACTGGATGGATCAGACATTAGGGTCTGTATATAGAGACTATATTGACTTCATATTACAGCTTTACAAAGCAAAACCCATTTATGACTACAAAACCATTCACGGAATGGTTTCTGAAAGAGCGGTACATGTTGGTCCAATAGACTATCCTGTTACAAAAGCAGAGGTTGAAGAATGTCTGAAAGAAGCTAAGGAAAATGGGTTTGACGCTCTGGATGTTCTAGGATGGGACTTTGAAATGGAATTCAATGACCGGATCCTACGAGAATTACGGGAATCCTATGAACTTAAGGTCTCACTTAGAATCATACCAAATGAGGTGATGGATAAAAGAGCGGCAGAAGCAGGAGATGTAAATTTCTATGAGCAAGCGTTCCTCGAGGCGAAAATTGTAAATTCAGGTAGGAAGGTAAAGGTTAGTCTTGAGAATTTCATAATACCAAACCCAGAATCCATACCGGAAGAACTCAGAGATAAAATCCTGAAGTGGAGTGATTTTATAGATTATTGGAGCGTAGACTGGAATTATAGGGGAGACACCTTTCATAATGAATGGCAGGAGTTCAGGACAAAGAGGAAGAAGAATTTACAGTTGCAGTCGATAGAACATCACTACGATGAGCCTGGAAATTATAGGATAATGATCAAGGTCATAGACGTGTTTGGAAATGATACTACTACAATTAAAGAGGTAACTGTGGTATGA
- a CDS encoding transposase has product MAHNYRIYRRFLTCIFTIYSQRWNIDIFFRTMKTYLKIDHLISRKINSIMVQIFTAMIAYIVLMIQDMLSCRMSIQEIISLAKHGISLPLRINEAGKASVKA; this is encoded by the coding sequence ATGGCACACAATTACCGTATATACAGGAGATTCCTGACATGTATATTCACTATATACTCGCAGAGATGGAACATCGATATCTTTTTCCGGACCATGAAAACGTACCTAAAGATCGATCACCTCATATCCCGGAAGATAAATAGTATTATGGTGCAGATCTTCACCGCCATGATTGCGTATATTGTCCTGATGATTCAGGACATGCTTTCTTGCAGGATGAGCATCCAGGAAATTATAAGTCTTGCAAAGCATGGGATAAGTCTGCCCCTGAGGATCAACGAAGCAGGCAAAGCTTCCGTCAAGGCATAG
- a CDS encoding Cdc6/Cdc18 family protein, producing MKEAKKIDISKLKTGFLGKFPSHQLSRILSSEPDRLTEPEFLAKALKENKYVPYYYINVRENPTSIKIYRYVTKISNRDNDIDEVKNKFDSFLYGKSIVILDEVDFLQDYDVLYHITRHTKANLILLTQKVYWYMDTNDESVKSSLQPDHIVFYEYSSDEIREILKMRADEGLNKYDPDSLGLLSAMLVRNYRSDARIGIKALEIIGRMNEWDDDSVRTALKQAYVEVEGETLKNLGDRDLLILAALIKNQDTNRAYSEVSASSNLLLRGVSKSTFF from the coding sequence ATGAAAGAGGCCAAGAAGATAGACATTTCTAAGCTGAAGACAGGGTTCCTTGGAAAATTCCCTTCCCATCAGTTGTCAAGGATACTGTCCTCTGAGCCTGATAGACTTACGGAACCTGAGTTCCTGGCTAAGGCCCTGAAAGAGAACAAGTATGTGCCATATTACTACATAAACGTGAGAGAGAACCCCACCTCAATAAAGATTTACAGATATGTGACGAAGATATCTAACAGAGACAATGACATCGATGAAGTTAAGAACAAATTTGACTCGTTCCTGTACGGAAAATCAATTGTGATACTAGATGAGGTGGATTTTCTCCAGGACTATGATGTCCTCTATCATATAACGAGGCATACAAAAGCTAACCTTATTCTACTTACCCAGAAGGTTTACTGGTACATGGACACGAATGACGAGAGCGTGAAGAGTTCGCTGCAGCCTGACCACATTGTATTCTATGAATACAGTTCAGATGAGATCAGGGAAATACTGAAGATGAGGGCTGATGAGGGTCTTAACAAGTATGACCCAGATTCTTTAGGGCTGTTGTCTGCGATGCTTGTCCGGAACTACAGGAGTGACGCAAGGATTGGAATCAAAGCTCTCGAAATCATAGGAAGAATGAACGAATGGGACGATGATTCTGTCAGGACGGCACTGAAGCAGGCTTATGTTGAAGTGGAAGGCGAAACGCTGAAGAACCTTGGAGACCGGGACTTATTAATACTTGCAGCATTGATCAAGAACCAGGATACGAACAGAGCATATTCCGAAGTTTCAGCGTCCAGTAACTTACTCCTCAGGGGAGTTAGCAAGTCGACGTTCTTCTAG
- a CDS encoding transposase: MNKEIRRRIKIIDSLPSEESAMKIIYLRSTEIDEKWSQRSLRGFYKCRDEIMEMFQMRYPL; encoded by the coding sequence GTGAACAAGGAAATAAGACGAAGAATCAAGATAATTGATTCCCTGCCATCAGAGGAGAGCGCCATGAAGATCATCTATCTCAGGTCCACTGAGATAGATGAGAAATGGTCACAGAGATCACTGAGAGGATTCTATAAATGCAGGGACGAGATCATGGAGATGTTCCAGATGAGGTATCCTTTATAA
- a CDS encoding halocin C8-like domain-containing protein: protein MYDDLIISLMAKKIKSVKVLHFDESTEEGARIQQASIFIEIEGEKPKLIQGTQVLKGDVNGNHTINYTIFDGKNIGKATYSINTMEKNKNDSKLKIVGISEGKACCGNSKPIDTTLVVSNKTYSSNDPSIQCDICQALVKEICEELADGIPSDEICADVCVAGAGDICLLFVETLIGYLICLSICASLCALAIEEITDYGCSVGAEYICQKVGVC, encoded by the coding sequence ATGTATGATGATTTGATTATTAGCCTTATGGCAAAGAAAATTAAGAGCGTAAAGGTGCTTCATTTTGATGAAAGCACGGAAGAGGGAGCAAGAATCCAGCAAGCCTCTATCTTTATAGAGATTGAGGGAGAGAAACCAAAACTAATTCAAGGAACTCAAGTATTGAAAGGAGATGTAAACGGTAATCACACAATCAACTATACTATATTCGATGGAAAAAATATTGGGAAAGCAACATACTCCATAAATACAATGGAAAAGAATAAAAATGATTCAAAGCTAAAAATTGTAGGAATTAGTGAGGGAAAAGCTTGTTGCGGGAATAGTAAACCGATAGACACAACATTAGTGGTATCAAATAAAACATACTCAAGCAATGATCCATCTATTCAATGCGACATTTGTCAGGCATTAGTTAAGGAAATATGCGAGGAATTGGCAGACGGCATACCTTCGGATGAGATATGTGCGGACGTATGTGTTGCGGGAGCAGGAGATATTTGCTTATTATTTGTTGAAACCTTAATCGGTTACCTTATCTGTCTATCAATTTGTGCCTCTCTCTGCGCCCTGGCAATAGAGGAAATAACAGATTACGGTTGTAGCGTGGGAGCCGAGTACATATGCCAAAAGGTAGGTGTATGCTAG